The DNA segment GGTTTTGTTTTATCCTGTTGATTTATAGTATACCAATCTATAGAAATTAGACGACTTTTTTTGCCGTCTAATAAAATAAATCAGTCTATGGTCAACTATTTAGTCTTTTCAGCAATGAATTGCTCAACGCACGCCTCAATTTCAGCTGCGGTTGGTAGTGAAAGTGCTTTCTCAGCCATTGCTTTAACTTCAGCAAAGCTTGCGTTACGAACCACTTTCTTCACTTTAGGGATAGAGATGCCGCTCATTGAGAACTCATCAAGGCCCATGCCCAGTAGAAGTAGAGTTGCACGCTCGTCGCCTGCTAGCTCACCACACATACCTGTCCATTTGCCTTCAGCGTGAGAAGCATCGATAACTTGCTTAATCACTGTCAGTACTGCCGGTGATAGTGGGTTGTATAGGTGAGAAATCATCTCGTTACCACGGTCTACCGCAAGAGTGTATTGCGTTAGGTCGTTAGTACCGATAGAGAAGAATGCCACTTCTTTTGCAAGGTGGTGTGCAATCGCCGCTGCCGCTGGAGTTTCAACCATTACACCGATTTCGATGTTTTCGTCAAAAGCATGACCTTCAGCGCGTAGCTCTGCTTTATACTCTTCAATTGCTTTCTTCAGTTCACGGATCTCTTCAACAGAGATGATCATCGGGAACATAATACGCAGTTTGCCGTGTGCAGAAGCACGTAGGATGCCGCGTAGCTGGTCACGAAGAATTTCGCGACGGTCCAAGCTGATGCGTACCGCACGCCAGCCCAGGAATGGGTTCATTTCTTTCGGCAGATCCATGTACGGTAGATCTTTGTCGCCACCGATATCCATAGTACGGATGATGACCGCTTCGCCGTGCATTGCTTCAGCAACTTCTTTGTAAGCTTGGTACTGCTCATCTTCAGTTGGAAGGGCATCACGGTCCATGAATAGGAATTCTGTACGGTACAGACCAACGCCTTCACCGCCATTACGCAGGATGCCGTCACAGTCTTTCACTGTACCAATGTTACCGCACACTTCTACACGGTGACCGTCAGTTGTTTCTGCTGGTAGGTCTTTTAGTTTCGCTAGCTCTTCTTTTTCAGCGATGAACGCCGCTTTAACCGCTTTCGCTTCTTCTAGCTCAGCGTCAGAAGGGTTGATAACAATCTTATTGTTCATTGCATCAAGGATCAGCATATCGCCATTCTTAACTTGAGCAGTGATGTCATTGGTACCAACGATAGCAGGAAGCTCAAGAGAGCGTGCCATGATTGAAGTGTGAGATGTACGACCACCGATATCACAAGCAAAACCTAGAACGTAGTCTAGATTGATTTGAGCTGTTTCAGAGGGTGTTAGGTCGTAAGCGACTAAGATAACTTCTTCGTCGATATCGCTCAGCGATACGATGTTGATGCCTAGTGCATTTTTAACAAAACGTGTACCGATATCACGGATATCTGTTGCACGTTCTTTTAGGTATTCGTCGTCTAGTGATTCTAGAGCTGAGGCTTGCTCTTCAATAACGCAGTGAATCGCGTTATCAGCTGACAGTTTGTCGCCTTTGATTAGTGCTAGGATTTCTTCTTCTAGCTCTTCGTCTTCAAGAAGCATGATATGACCTTCAAAGATCGCTTCTTTTTCTTCACCAAATGTTTCTAACGCTTTCTGTTTAACAACTTCTAGCTGCGCTGCAGACTTGTTGCGCGCGTCGAAGAAGCGTTGTACTTCAGCTTCTACTTGGTCATCAGAAATTTTATTTGTGTTTAGAACGATTTCATCTTCTTGAAGTAGTAGTGCTTTACCGATAGCAATACCAGGAGATGCTAGGATACCTGAAATCATAGCCTTACCTTAAACATAGTCGAAGTAAATGGGAGTTTTTAGAGCCAATACTAGAGTTAGTATTAGCGTAACTTTATCTCTATTTCCAACAAAGCCATTTTGCTTTCACAAAATGGCTTTGAATTTGGAATCTTGATTAGTGTAGTTGGTCCATTAGGGCAACTAGGTGGTCAACAGCTTCAGTAGCTTGTGGACCTTCAGCAGAGATAGTTACTACTGTACCTTTTACTAGGCCAAGAGTTTGTAGCTTGAACAGGCTTTTCGCGCTTGCGCTTTTGCCGTTAGAAGTCACAGTGATGTCAGCGTCGAAAGATTTTGCTTCTTTTACGAACTGTGCAGCTGGACGAGTGTGAAGACCGTTTTCTGCAGTGATTTCTACTTGCTTCTCGTACATTTTGAATTACCCCAATTTGATTTATTTTTTAAGTTGCTTGCCAGTTCTAGCTTAACTGCTTAGCCGCTAATGTCTAGACCGTGTAACACCAAAAAAGTGTCATAACTTAAACTGGCTGATAGTTTTTACCCTCATCGTCATCCAACAGATCCTTTCTGAGGACGAGATGCGAGTATAAATTCTGTTTCTGCTTCTTTTATTTTGAAGCTTAAAATAAAACAGTGCTGATATTACCAAAGGTGAGGCTAGGATCAATAAAAAAGCTCCCATCGGGAGCTTTTTTTCAACGAAAAATTGATTTGACACCAATTACTGTTGGTTTTCCTGGTCAGTAAATAGGCCGGCGAACAGTGGCGAACTTAGGTAACGTTCACCAGAGCTTGGTAGTATGGTTACGATAGTTTTCCCTTCGAATTCTGGTAGTTCAGCAATTCGGTTTGCTGCAACAACTGCTGCACCTGACGAGATGCCCGCTAGAATGCCTTCTTCTTCCATCAGGCGGCGCGCCATTTCGATTGCTTCTTCAGAAGTCACCGTCTCAACGCGGTCAAGCACTTCTAAATCTAGGTTGCCTGGAATAAAGCCAGCACCGATACCCTGAATTTTGTGTGGAGCAGGTTGAACTTCTTCGCCTGCTAGTACTTGAGAAATAACTGGAGATTCCGCTGGCTCAACGGCCACAGAAGTGATCGCTTTACCTTTTTCACCCTTGATGTAGCGGCTAGTACCCGTGATAGTGCCGCCTGTGCCCACACCTGCAACTAGAACGTCGATCTGACCATCTGTTGCATCCCAAATTTCAGGCCCTGTTGTCTTTTCATGGATTTGTGGGTTCGCTGGGTTATCGAATTGCTGTAGAAGTAGGTATTTCTCAGGGTTCGTTGCGACAATCTCTTCCGCTTTCGCAATCGCACCCTTCATACCTTTAGGTGCTTCAGTGAGAACCAACTTTGCACCGAGGGCTTTGAGCAGCTTGCGACGTTCAAGGCTCATTGACTCAGGCATGGTTAGCGTTAGCTTGTAACCGCGGGCTGCAGCAACAAATGCTAGCGCAATACCAGTGTTACCACTGGTTGGCTCAACCAGTTCAACATCTTTAGTTAGAGTGCCCGCTTTCTCTGCCTCCCAGATCATGTTCGCACCGATACGACACTTTACGCTGAAACTTGGGTTACGCGCTTCCACTTTGGCTAGAACGTTACCTTTGCTTACCTTGTTAAGGCGAACGAGAGGGGTATTACCAATGGTCAGTGAGTTGTCTTCGTAAATTTTGCTCATGGTCATAATCCTTTAACGGGTAGTGAGACAAAGATCATCTTTGCACTCAATAACTTTATGTCAGTTTGGGGTTTCAAATTACGTATAGAAGAATATGCGCTAACGAGGAGAGGTAGAAGTATTAAAAAGTTATAAGTTAGTCTGTTTATGAACAGAGGCTCCCTTAAAAAAGAGAGCCTTAGACTCACAGGGGCTTTAGATGTTGGATTTGAACTCGTTGACCCACATCGAGGTTGCGCCGCAGATAGCAATAGGCATGACGAATAGGTTTAAAATTGGAATGGCAGTAAACAGCGAAACCACCGCACCAAAAGAGTAGGCTTTTCCTTGGTGCGACTTCAACTCAGCACGCATGGTATTGAATGGCACTTTATGGTTGTCAAATGGGTAGTCGCAATACTGCACGGCAAGAATCCAAGCTGAAAAGACAAACCATAGTA comes from the Vibrio astriarenae genome and includes:
- the cysK gene encoding cysteine synthase A, whose amino-acid sequence is MSKIYEDNSLTIGNTPLVRLNKVSKGNVLAKVEARNPSFSVKCRIGANMIWEAEKAGTLTKDVELVEPTSGNTGIALAFVAAARGYKLTLTMPESMSLERRKLLKALGAKLVLTEAPKGMKGAIAKAEEIVATNPEKYLLLQQFDNPANPQIHEKTTGPEIWDATDGQIDVLVAGVGTGGTITGTSRYIKGEKGKAITSVAVEPAESPVISQVLAGEEVQPAPHKIQGIGAGFIPGNLDLEVLDRVETVTSEEAIEMARRLMEEEGILAGISSGAAVVAANRIAELPEFEGKTIVTILPSSGERYLSSPLFAGLFTDQENQQ
- the ptsI gene encoding phosphoenolpyruvate-protein phosphotransferase PtsI, producing MISGILASPGIAIGKALLLQEDEIVLNTNKISDDQVEAEVQRFFDARNKSAAQLEVVKQKALETFGEEKEAIFEGHIMLLEDEELEEEILALIKGDKLSADNAIHCVIEEQASALESLDDEYLKERATDIRDIGTRFVKNALGINIVSLSDIDEEVILVAYDLTPSETAQINLDYVLGFACDIGGRTSHTSIMARSLELPAIVGTNDITAQVKNGDMLILDAMNNKIVINPSDAELEEAKAVKAAFIAEKEELAKLKDLPAETTDGHRVEVCGNIGTVKDCDGILRNGGEGVGLYRTEFLFMDRDALPTEDEQYQAYKEVAEAMHGEAVIIRTMDIGGDKDLPYMDLPKEMNPFLGWRAVRISLDRREILRDQLRGILRASAHGKLRIMFPMIISVEEIRELKKAIEEYKAELRAEGHAFDENIEIGVMVETPAAAAIAHHLAKEVAFFSIGTNDLTQYTLAVDRGNEMISHLYNPLSPAVLTVIKQVIDASHAEGKWTGMCGELAGDERATLLLLGMGLDEFSMSGISIPKVKKVVRNASFAEVKAMAEKALSLPTAAEIEACVEQFIAEKTK
- a CDS encoding HPr family phosphocarrier protein, giving the protein MYEKQVEITAENGLHTRPAAQFVKEAKSFDADITVTSNGKSASAKSLFKLQTLGLVKGTVVTISAEGPQATEAVDHLVALMDQLH